The sequence below is a genomic window from Sebastes fasciatus isolate fSebFas1 chromosome 11, fSebFas1.pri, whole genome shotgun sequence.
ATTTATCGGTGAGATGTGACTGTGATGATGGTAGTTTATCCACCTACAGTACGACGGATTAGTCAGCTGGAGACAGTAGTTGGCCTGTGAGCGAGAGCTGTTGATGAATCTCCTCCACACGCCTACAGATGAAACCCAGACCTCAGCGAGTCTTTACTCAACCTGAGGAGAAAGGAGACCTGGCTTCTTCTCTGTGATCACAGGCTCGCTGCATCCAGACAGCGTGTCAGCCCGAGGCCCGACCTCCTCCTCTCGGCTCGCCGGTGTTGGATGGAGAGGTAATTGGGAGGAGAGGCAGAGGTGGATCCACGGCTTAACCTGAGCGAGGCGGTAATGAGTGCCGGCTGCCGGGAGGCCGTCGCCTGAGGGGCCAGCAGGAAGCTCATCAGCCTGCTGGGCGTCATTCAGAAAGGCTATTTATGCCTTTTTTGCTCCAAAATAAGTGCTATCTGAGAGCCGTTATATGACTGGATACCTCCTAAAAGGGGTGGTAGGTGACGTTTTGACTGCTCTGCAGCATTAAATGACCATGTGGGGGTTGATGTGGTTTTAATGAGGACGATATATCTGGCCTTCATGTTTGACAACacatagagaggtgaagtcccgccccttcctgtggaccaccatgggacctcatttaaaacaaaatatgaccggtagtcaacggagagagacagatctttttttgatcccgtttgaatatCGACATGAATCACAAAGAccatgtttgtcaatttaaaagataatttatcAGATTCAGAAAGTCtctaaaactgttgaagtatcagacgtgaaaatacgtcattagaaagacgacacgcCCAAAAGTGTGTTAGTGACGTCAACATGACGATGTCTTAATGGTCTtatgtcgccatcttggtttttccctgtcgccatctttgtttgtagccatcttgtttttctgccatcaacatcttgatttttggccgtcgccatcttggttttaggctgtcgccatcttggtttctggccttcgccatcttgttttttggccgtcgccatcttggtttttggccttcgccatcttggtttttggccgtcgccatcttggtttttggccttcgccatcttggtttttggccgtcgccatcttggttttaggccgtcgccatcttggtaattggctgtcgccatcttggttcgtAGCCATCTTGGTATAtccccgtcgccatcttggtttctggccttcgccatcttggtttttggccgtcgccatcttggtttttggccgtcgccatcttggattttccctgtcgccatcttggttcgtagccatcttgtttttttggtgtcaccatcttggtttggaTGCTCTGtgcatcaaaatataaatataaacctGTAAGAATATTACGCTGCGGAAAGAAGAGATTTGACAAGTCAATCTCAGAGTAACAGAGACTCCTGCAGGTTATTCTAGTGTTTCtgacacaagaagaagaagaagaaaaagaagaagaagaagaagaagaagaagaagaagaagaagaagaagtataagaagaagaagaagaagaagaagaagaagaagaagaagaagtgttcCCACTCGGAGGGAGAAGATGAAGATGTGTTAATGGAGCCGTGGATCAGCAGACGGCGTTCCTCTTCTCTGCACTGGAATCACCCGAGGCCGTTTCTCTCCGACAGATTGCTTGAAGAGCTCAATTGTGCTCAGCTAATGCATAACAAACAGATGGAGCTGAATGCAATCACTCCAGAGTGGCGTCTCTATCTCTTCCTCGCTGCCTCTCTCgctgaaataaatcaaaatgatgGTTCCTGGCGTCAGCGGTGCTATGCAGGAGGAGAAACACAGTTATCATTCGGCTCAGAATCACAGCTCCGCCTGAACGAGGAGAAATTAATTAACGTCACTTTGCTCCACTTCTCTGAGGCTTTGATGGGTACAGTTGCCGTGACAACCTGGTAACGGTGAAGCACAGGTGCCCGCGGGCTGTGACCGATATATATTTATGGCGGGAGGTGCAGACGGCGGCGGTGTCATCTTTCTAAGTTTGTCAAGGTTATAAAAAGCAGCAGTGCTGAAATTAGACGGAGCAGCTGACAACCAGCAGAGTGCCGATCACAGATCCAGATCCATGATCACACCGATCCAGATCTGTGATCGCGGATCCAGATCCACGATCACAGATCCAGATCCATGATCACAGTTTCAGATCCATGATCACAGATCCAGATCCACGATCATAGATCCAGATCCGTGATCACAGATCCAGATCCGTGATCACAGATTCAGATCCACGATCATAGATCCAGATCCGTGATCACGGATCTGGATCTATGATCACAGTTTCAGATCCATGATCACAGATCCAGATCCACGATCATAGATCCAGATCCATGATCACAGTTTCAGATCCATGATCACAGATCCAGATCCACGATCATAGATCCAGATCCGTGATCACAGATCCAGATCCGTGATCACAGATTCAGATCCACGATCATAGATCCAGATCCGTGATCACAGATCCAGATCCGTGATCACAGATCCAGATCCGTGATCACAGATTCAGATCCACGATCATAGATCCAGATCCACGATTATAGATCCAGATCCGTGATCACGGATCTGGATCTGTGCTCTGCTGCTTCCTCTGTGCAGACGGGCACCTCACAGCCCATGTTAGCTGTTCATCCTCAGTTCACTCAGTAATCACGTCTCTTATTCCAGCGCCCTGCAGCAGGAAGTGGACGTactcaccgtgatgtcacccactggtttgtggacggctgttttgaagcctcgagttcggcatttttggtcgtcgccatcttggtttttggtcgtcgccatcttggtttttggtcgtcgccatcttggtttttggtcgtcgccatcttggtttttagtcgtcgccatcttggtttttggtcgtcgccatcttggtttttggtcgtcgccatcttggtttttggtcgtcgccatcttggtttttggtcgtcgccatcttggtttttggtcgtcgccatcttggtttttggtcgtcgccatcttggtttttggtcgtcgccatcttggtttttggtcgtcgtcatcttggtttttagtcgtcgccatcttggtttttagtcgtcgccatcttggtttttggtcgtcgccatcttggtttttggtcgtcgccatcttggtttttggtcgtcgccatcttggtttttggtcgtcgccatcttggtttttggtcgtcgccatcttggtttttagtcgtcgccatcttggtttttagtcgtcgccatcttggtttttggtcgtcgccatcttggtttttagtcgtcgccatcttggtttttagtcgtcgccatcttggtttttagtcgtcgctacttgtttttttttaatcagaagtgacgcgagagggtggagctaagtatcgGCCGATGAAGCTCTGGATCCATTTTACATACAGTGTGAACGATCTGACTCTCAGACGATTGGATCTGCAGCTTCAACAGCCCGATttccaacatggctgctgtcaTAAGATCCGTTATAAACTGTCGTGAGCTTGTTTTAATACCGAACACAGAAACATGTTTGAGGTAAACACGTATCTAATCTTAGCAAACAGCTAATCAGACGCAGAGTATTTCCTGTGTTCATGTCATTAACTGACTGATGATGGTGTCCTTTCAGAGTGAAGCTCTGTATCAGCAGACACGTCTGTTTGTACTCAGATTGCAGATAATTTGATTGTATGTCTGATAGTTCGGTCTCCCTCATCTTTAAGGGTTTATGTTGCAGCTGGTCGGTTTGATTGGACTCTTTGAGGAAACGAGGGCCCCCCCGCTGTTGGTTTTAGGGCCAATAAATTGACACTTGACTAACTGCTGCTGAGATCTCCGGCCACACAGAAGACGAGTCGCACCGTAAATTCCCGCCGGACCGAAGCGGAATGATTGGCATTTCATTTAGACGCCGACGGCGGCGGAGGAGTGAATCTGCGGGTCTCTGCTGACTCAGTTGAGCGATCGTGTTTTGCTCGAGCCGACATCAAGTTAGTGATTTAATTTGAGCCGCAGATGAATGAGATGAGTGGAAGATAGcgatggagaggagaggtgatCTGAGCCTCTCTGTCGCTGCTGTGAGTTTGAGATGTTAGTGATAAAACCAGACATCTGATCAAAGGGTCAGACCTGATGGAGATAATTATAATTACACTTATATAAATGGTAATACTGAAGAGTCCCACTGTAGGCTACTGCAGTTATATTTCACTAATAAAGTCAGATAAAGATGATTTGATTATGTGTGACTAACAATACTTTCAACAACATTGACTTTAGTCTTCTTTTGTGGTCTTCTTCTTTTGCCTGTTACAGCGAAGTGTACACTGAACAGGTGTACATTACATCAATGTTCAAATTAACGAGCTCACAGTCGGTGAGGTACAGGTAGGGGTGCAGGTGCAGGTACAGGTGCTGGTACATGTACATGTATAGTTTCAGGTACAGGTACGGGTACGGGTGCAGGTGCAGATACAGACGCAGGTACAGGTGCAGATGCAGGTGCAGGTGCAGGTGCAGGTGCAGGGGCAGGTACAGGTGCAGGTGCATGTACAGGTGCAGGTACATGTACATGTATAGTTTCAGGCACAGGTACAGGTACGGGTGCAGGTGCAGATGCAGAcgcaggtacaggtacaggtacaggtacaggtacaggtaagGATGCAGGTGCAGATGCAGGTACAGGTATGGGTGCATATACAGGTGCAGGTACATGTACATGTATAGTTGCAGATACAGACGCAGGTGCAGGTGCAGGTGCAGGTGCAGGTGCAGGTGCAGGTGCAGGTACAGATACAGGTGCAGGTGCAGATACAGGTGCAGGTACAGGTAAAGGTGCGGGGGAGTTGCAGATGCAGGTACAGGTAAGGGTGCATATACAGGTGCAGGTACATGTACATGTATAGAGTCAGATGCAGGTGCAGGTGCAGGTGCAGGTACAGATACAGGTACCAGGTACAGGTGCACGTACATGTACATGTATAGAGTCAGATGCAGGTGCAGGTGCAGGTGCAGGTGCAGATACAGGTACCAGGTACAGGTGCAGgtacatgtacatgtacagGTATTGGAAcagtgaataaaggcatcaaccaatcacattgtgcgtaacgggttgagttgcccatatacagtatttatgaaCACGGAGGTTCCGTAATCCGAACCGAGagggcaaactttattactcctttcaacgtTGACAAAAGAAGCGATGACCAGAGTCACTCCTTCTGATCTTAGACATGTTAATCGCAGATGAGTATTTTGGTCGTTTAACCAGTGAAAGTGGAGATGATTTGCAGCAGTTCTCTGAGGTtgaacttaaaaactcagatttAGAGCAGATCCTCTCATCACAAAGATGGAAATGAACTGATTTTGGTCTAAAATGTTGTGGTCATAAATGCTCAAAAATGTCTCCTGTGAATATTGTAGTCTAGTTCCATTTTTTCACGAtggatgtaataaataaacgCTCATATGAACCATTTtagtcttaataataataataataataaaaacaccaacaacTGCAGTCAAGTGTTTTTATCCAGCAGACCGGTTTCATTCAGGTTTCATgagaactttatttatacaaaaacaaaatgattaatgATTCAGGTGCTGCTTATACAGTACagaccaaaaacaacaacaacacaggtcCTCAATCAGACGTGTTTCATTGTAAAGCatcaacaaaacacaatatGGAAACTGAGCTGTAAtcaaagatgaaaaaaataaaatatatatatatatatatgcgaGAGATGAAACCTTGTTAAAAATCAAACCAAATACTATCAATCTATTGCATTAAAAACACCATCAACACCGTGTCACTCAGCAGGAACATCAATACAGAAGGTTGAAGCTATACAGGAAGTGTATTTTTCAGAATAAGACACGTTAATATATAATGACAGCACTATGTCAGCTCAGCTTCATCAGAAAATATCCTGAAATCATCCTGATGAAAGCTGTAACCTCACTAATCACTCTGAACCTTCTAAAGAAACTGTGAATATCAAGCAGCaaaactggacaaaaaaaatattaaacattcaTTCGCCAAAATTCAGCAATGCTCAAAAAGCTTTGAAGCCGCGAAAAAACCTCGTCTCAGAGCGCCATAAACCCGCCATATTCACTTTCAGAGGAGTAATTAACatctaaaatacaaacatacacTCGTTATAAGCTTCGCTAGTTATAAGGGACTCTGTTGCTGTAACGTTCATGCAAAGTATTTGTTAGTTTTATCACCTGCAGCTcaaacttaaagctgcactccTTCCTCCGAGATTTACTCAAACcaacaaaactttatttaaattctAGAGGAGATCCAACAAACACCAAATCTGTCAGGATGAATATTTCCATCAGAGGAAACTATACAATATACGTGACATTAAAGGTTTGTCAACTAGTATACTTCGTTTATTTTATCAAGTAAACTTGAAGTAAAGTTCGAGCATATTTCCTAAgaatactttatgtagtaagtatactaatatcaatgtactagtagtatacttgtaagtgtactacttggGACTAAGTTGGCCCACTTTTTTATAGTGTACACTTTcaagtatactttaagtgtGAAGAGTAGTAATCTTTGAGTTCACAACTAGTTTAcgtccaagttgtattttgtactgcaactatactatgaagtgaacttataggtatactgtcaGTTTACTGGTTATATACTCCTAGCCCACTTTttaagtatactctcagtaaactactagtttgttagtttttactgcaactATACTTGTAAGTTgtctttaacttatagtacttagccaatgatttatgtattacataaagagacttttgctatttgacttgatattttgtgatgagattagaataaataaatacaaataattttttctcgcatgcctccacagtGAACGGAGAACGCAAAAACGTAGACAATTCTTCAtgaattaaagtaaattaatatcaaaacatacgtttacaaactctcacacactcaaaTAGATTACtttatcaaaaagtaagcataaACCAAGGATACTTAGACTTCTATGTATACTCTATGTTTACTTaaacttttctttatacttgtcagtataagctaaAGTATACTTACACTTGTCTGTAgacttgtcagtataagtcaagtatacttaagacaagtatacttagacttttctgtatacttgtcagtataagtcaagtatacttagacttttctgtatactctATGTTTACTTaaacttttctttatacttgtcagtattagccaagtatacttaaacttttctttatacttgtcagtataagctaaAGTATACTTACACTTTTCTGTAgacttgtcagtataagtcaagtatacttagacttttctgtatacttgtcagtataagacaagtatacttagacttttctgtatatttgtcagtataagacaagtatacttaagacaagtatacttagacttttctgtatacttgtcagtataagtcaagtatacttagacttttctgtatatttgtcagtataagccaagtatatgtaagccaagtatatttagacttttctgtatacttgtcagtataagacaagtatacttagacttttctgcatACTTTTCAGTATGAGATGATGTATACTTTTTTTAAgtgtatctctgataagtacataaaaggtaaactgaaagtatactctcttattttaagtttaaaagaggtatactaatagcacacttgattAAAACTTCTTTATGGGAAGGCTCTTCAGGTTGTTGTAAGTCGACTAATAAGTCGTCTGTTTCTTCAACATCGAAATCGTGAAAAATGGGAGTTGGTTGGATGGATAcgacacaaagaaaacaaagcctTCCTAACCAGATAACCAGATATATTGTAAATTTAATGCTAATTTGATAACTGATAACTAATATTTTACCCATCAATGACCAACTGAACTTGATTTCTGGGTAAAGAAGTCCCCAAAGCTCTccctagtgcagctttaatatctATCCAAGCAATCGCTGACGCTGCTTTTAAGCACCTCAAAATGAACTTCATCTCCTTCCTACtagtgatgcaccgataccacttttttcagaccgagtacaagtattTACacttgggtactctccgataccgagtaccgatacgagtacttctctgtgcctaaagaccctcgttaacagccagctggagggtgtgagcgacacacggcaggctggggagtcccgcatacgaggcggtgcgccgccaccggctctaggtcggcttggaaaggctcggggcgaaggtgcttcccggggccgtggacaaagcgTCACAGGGGCgaactgtccttagtgcgccccggtgacactttaaaagcgccaggggtctgcggcgatgtcggcaacccacccgacccgtcttgaaacacagaccaaGGAGTATAACGAAcgcgtgagtcagagggtgcaagcaaaaccctgtggcgcaatgaaagtgagggccggcgcgcaccggctgaggtgggatcccgggcgcaccaccggcccgtctcgcccgcaccattggggaggtggagcgtgagcgtgTGCAATAAGACCCAAAAGATGCTGActagaggttaacgtcacgctgccgtaaagtggtatcggtgctgtTGTATCGGCGCCGTTTTGCGAGTaagagtacatgagcacagtatcggaacCGATACCcggtactggtatcggtatcggtgcatccctacttccTACTATCTGTTGCGTACAGAAACCAGTCTGCCGTTGAATCCACGTTATTTAGTTTCCTCAGCAGGCGTCTCAGAGACCAGCTGAAAACCTGCACCAACCAAATTTCCACCTCCCCAGTTTTGGCAGTTATGTACAACATTATATGAACGTCCAGATGAAAGATCAATACGCAGATCAACATTCGTCATCCTTTATCAaccgtttctttttttccttccagCCATCTGGGTGCAAACCTTTGCACACTGTGGCGCTGGTTACCGATCGCAGCACAAACCTGGTGACAATCTCACATCTCGGGAAATTTGGACTCGCAAAATTTTTAAGCCTGATTTTTTTCATTCACAGTGAAATAAAGATCCTCACGTTCACGTCGAGTTGTTTGAATCATATAATTGTTGAAAAATGACATCTGACAGTAACTTGACTTGAATCAACTCCCTGAACTAGATTTAATAAATAACCAGTTCGTATTCGGATGAGTTTTTGGTGTCTCTACCGATAGATCTtctaacaaataaaaatgtccaTCATTGATGTCGACCAATCGCAGACCTTCTCTCTAAATCCTCAGCATCACAAGCTTTTCTCCAGCGTCCCGCCTCCTCTTTCCTGTCTGATCCGACGTCTGATCTACTTCCTGTAATCCTCTTCTCCTATCCGGGTGGCGCCGGCCTCCTCCACGGGCCCCTCCCTCTTGGTTTCCATGGCGACCTCGGTGTAGGCGACCGGTTTGTCTGCGATCGGGGCCTGGAGCTCTGCGCCGGCCTCGGCCTCGGCCTCGGCCTCGGCGCCCTCCTGGCCCTCGGCGACGGCTCTCTCCTTCTTCAGCTTGATGCGGAAGGTCTCTTTGTTCGGAGCCTTCTTTGCGATGTTATCCTTCAGCCGCTCGCCGGACTGCTTCAGCCGCTCGCCGGCTTGGTGCATCTTGTCCCTCCGCTCGGGCGGCATGACCTTCTCGCCCAGGTTGTGGAACTTGGTGCCCAGGTTGTCTTTGGTTTTGCTCATGTTCTCCTTGGAGAAGGCGGCCTTCAGGGTCTCTGTGCTCTTTGCGACCGATTTCTTGATGCGGGCGGCTCGCGAGGGGTCGGCCTCCTCCACGCTCAGGTACTCCTCATCGGAGGAGAGGTCGACGGGGACGTCGTAGGAGTCGGGCTCGATCTCCAGTCCGTCCAGGCCGGATCCTTTGGGAGACTTAGTGACGGCGACTGACGGGACCTCGGTCTCACCCTACAGAGAAGAATACAGATCACAACGTCAGGCCAACAGGTCCGGACAGAAACAACCGAGACAGGAAGAAGAATCAGACCATCAGTATGCACCCCATTAACATCTCTGGTTGCATCAGGTTGTCCTGGGCAACGTTCCAAATCAatggttagacattgacctccaatggttaaggttagacattgatctccaatggttaaggttagacattgacctccaatcgttaaggttagacattgatctccaatggttaaggttagacattgatctccaatggttaaggttagacattgatctccaatggttaaggttagacattgatctccaatggttaaggttagacactgatctccaatggttaaggttagacactgatctccaatggttaaggttagacac
It includes:
- the cavin4a gene encoding caveolae-associated protein 4a translates to MDQHKYRTAGVQEKLEIVGVEDQAGNPISALTILSLLERVAGIIDNVQSCQQRMEERQLDLESNIKAVQGDVLKLAKDHTDTSGTVEKLLQKTRKVSANVKEVRARVEKQNVRVKKVESTQDELLTRNKFRVVIYQGETEVPSVAVTKSPKGSGLDGLEIEPDSYDVPVDLSSDEEYLSVEEADPSRAARIKKSVAKSTETLKAAFSKENMSKTKDNLGTKFHNLGEKVMPPERRDKMHQAGERLKQSGERLKDNIAKKAPNKETFRIKLKKERAVAEGQEGAEAEAEAEAGAELQAPIADKPVAYTEVAMETKREGPVEEAGATRIGEEDYRK